One genomic window of Camelina sativa cultivar DH55 chromosome 5, Cs, whole genome shotgun sequence includes the following:
- the LOC104788087 gene encoding uncharacterized protein LOC104788087, with protein sequence MKRRRAYDSDEAAAHTGDPTHHLLFSVFVQKYNPSLSVPQFGDWDQKRGGTLPDYSLDLTKIGEMRKKKRDPSPASLGNEDDELIKPPDSATSTTAKFTKLFISSVEIKGVEEE encoded by the exons ATGAAGCGGCGCC GAGCATATGACAGCGACGAAGCAGCAGCACATACTGGGGACCCGACACaccatcttttattttctg TGTTTGTGCAGAAGTATAATCCGTCGCTATCAGTGCCACAGTTTGGTGATTGGGACCAAAAAAGAGGAGGAACATTGCCTGACTACTCTCtggatttaactaagattggagagatgaggaaaaaaaaaagagacccTTCTCCAGCTAGTTTAGGCAACGAGGATGATGAGCTCATTAAGCCACCCGACTCAGCTACTTCAACAACTGCTAAGTTCACAAAATTGTTTATATCAAG TGTGGAAATAAAAGGTGTGGAAGAAGAATGA